In one Streptomyces sp. T12 genomic region, the following are encoded:
- a CDS encoding response regulator transcription factor gives MAIRVLLVDDQPLLRTGFRMILEAEQDLAVVGEAGDGLQALDQVRALQPDVVLMDIRMPRMDGVEATRQITGPGRDGPAKVLVLTTFDLDEYVVEALRAGASGFLLKDAPANELVQAIRVVAAGEAMLAPSITRRLLDKYATHLPSGDEPVPDTLHTLTEREVEVLKLVARGLSNAEIAADLFVSETTVKTHVGHVLTKLGLRDRVQAAVYAYESGLVRPGAQ, from the coding sequence GTGGCCATCCGCGTCCTACTGGTCGACGACCAGCCCCTGCTGCGCACCGGCTTCCGGATGATCCTGGAAGCGGAGCAGGACCTCGCGGTCGTGGGCGAGGCCGGCGACGGCCTCCAAGCTCTCGACCAGGTGCGGGCCCTGCAGCCCGACGTGGTTCTGATGGACATCCGCATGCCCCGGATGGACGGTGTCGAGGCGACGCGACAGATCACCGGGCCCGGGCGGGACGGCCCGGCGAAGGTGCTGGTGCTGACCACCTTCGATCTCGACGAGTACGTGGTGGAGGCGCTGCGGGCGGGTGCCAGCGGCTTCCTTCTGAAGGACGCCCCGGCCAATGAGCTGGTGCAGGCGATCCGTGTGGTCGCCGCCGGTGAGGCGATGCTCGCGCCGAGCATCACGCGCCGGCTCCTCGACAAGTACGCCACGCATCTGCCGTCCGGCGACGAGCCCGTTCCGGACACCCTGCATACGCTCACCGAGCGCGAGGTGGAGGTGCTGAAGCTGGTGGCGCGGGGCCTGTCCAACGCGGAGATCGCCGCCGATCTGTTCGTCAGCGAGACCACCGTGAAGACGCACGTGGGCCATGTGCTCACCAAGCTGGGCCTGCGGGACCGGGTGCAGGCCGCGGTGTACGCGTACGAGAGCGGGCTGGTGCGCCCCGGCGCGCAGTAG
- a CDS encoding ABC transporter substrate-binding protein gives MNMRNQWPVLPVVAGLASGLLTGCGTETGDSGGTGTSVVMGMSDDVLATDPASGYDPGSWLLFNNVFQSLLSFPKGATEPQPEAAEQCTFSDTEAKVYKCTLRDGLKFSNGDALTSEDVKFSFDRMLKINDPDGPSVMFPTLDKVETPDDATVVFRLNTPDATFPSKIASGAGSIVDEEQYDAKGLRKDGDAVGSGPYKLDTFDDDEAVFSVNEYYKGTADVQNSGVTLKFFHGDQDALKKALLADEVDIAYRGLTAGDIADVEKSGGDSGVEVVEGSSAEVQHLVFNMDDPVTGKLGVRKAIAYLIDRDALIKDVYQGTASPLYSIIPAGIGGHNTAFFDTYGARPSKAKAAAALQDDGITGKVKLTLWSTPSRYGPATDQELKAIAQQLNDSGLFDADVQSVAFDQYEKDIADGKYGVYVKGWIPDYPDADNFTAPFFGKGNVLSNNYSNRSITGSLIPRTAAESDRSATDDEFGRLQDIVARELPVLPVWQAKQYAVVRDNVYGLEYCLDASTVFRFWELSKG, from the coding sequence GTGAACATGCGCAACCAGTGGCCGGTCCTGCCCGTCGTGGCAGGGCTGGCCTCAGGCCTGCTGACCGGCTGTGGAACCGAGACGGGGGACTCCGGGGGGACCGGCACCTCGGTGGTCATGGGGATGTCGGACGACGTCCTGGCCACCGACCCCGCCTCCGGCTACGACCCGGGCTCGTGGCTGTTGTTCAACAACGTCTTCCAGTCGCTGCTCAGTTTCCCCAAGGGCGCCACCGAACCACAGCCCGAAGCCGCCGAGCAGTGCACCTTCTCCGACACGGAGGCCAAGGTCTACAAATGCACGCTGCGAGACGGGCTGAAATTCAGCAACGGTGACGCGCTCACCTCCGAGGACGTCAAGTTCTCCTTCGACCGCATGCTGAAGATCAACGACCCCGACGGCCCCTCGGTCATGTTCCCCACGCTCGACAAGGTCGAGACACCGGACGACGCGACCGTCGTCTTCCGGCTCAACACCCCCGACGCCACCTTCCCGAGCAAGATCGCCTCCGGTGCCGGCTCCATCGTCGACGAGGAGCAGTACGACGCGAAGGGCCTGCGCAAGGACGGTGACGCGGTCGGCTCAGGCCCGTACAAGCTGGACACGTTCGACGACGACGAGGCCGTCTTCTCCGTCAACGAGTACTACAAGGGCACGGCCGACGTGCAGAACTCCGGTGTGACGCTGAAGTTCTTCCACGGCGACCAGGACGCCCTGAAGAAGGCCCTGCTCGCAGACGAGGTCGACATCGCCTACCGAGGCCTCACCGCCGGCGACATCGCCGACGTCGAGAAGTCCGGCGGCGACTCCGGTGTCGAGGTCGTCGAGGGCAGCAGCGCCGAGGTCCAGCACCTGGTCTTCAACATGGACGACCCGGTCACCGGAAAGCTCGGCGTCCGCAAGGCCATCGCCTACCTCATCGATCGTGACGCCCTCATCAAGGACGTCTACCAGGGCACGGCGAGCCCGCTGTACTCGATCATCCCGGCCGGTATCGGCGGCCACAACACGGCCTTCTTCGACACCTACGGCGCCCGCCCCTCCAAGGCCAAGGCTGCCGCCGCGCTGCAGGACGACGGCATCACCGGCAAGGTCAAGCTGACCCTGTGGTCCACCCCGTCGCGCTACGGCCCCGCCACCGACCAGGAGTTGAAGGCGATAGCGCAGCAGCTCAACGACAGCGGCCTGTTCGACGCCGACGTGCAGTCCGTCGCGTTCGACCAGTACGAGAAGGACATCGCCGACGGCAAGTACGGCGTGTACGTGAAGGGCTGGATCCCGGACTACCCGGACGCCGACAACTTCACGGCCCCCTTCTTCGGCAAGGGCAACGTGCTGAGCAACAACTACAGCAACCGCTCGATCACCGGCTCGCTCATCCCGCGCACCGCCGCCGAGAGCGACCGCTCCGCGACGGACGACGAGTTCGGCCGGCTCCAGGACATCGTGGCCAGGGAACTCCCCGTCCTCCCGGTCTGGCAGGCCAAGCAGTACGCGGTCGTCCGCGACAACGTCTACGGCCTGGAGTACTGCCTCGACGCCTCCACCGTCTTCCGCTTCTGGGAGCTCAGCAAGGGCTGA
- a CDS encoding ABC transporter substrate-binding protein, which produces MNRKTLVLPAVIGLLAPVLAACGGTDSGSDNGDAIVVGTTDAFTASKDAPAPLDPAYAYDVGTWNILRQTVQTLMIQPRGEGDPVPEAAQSCGFTDSGNERYACTLREGLKFANGDPVTAADVKYSIDRARSLKADSGVFALLSTIDTVETKGDREVIFHLKTADATFPFKLSTPVAGIVDPDIYAKGKLRDGFEVDGSGPYTLQAEVKNDELVSAVFTKNPDYKGSLKVNNDKVELRNFADADEMGTALDQGDIDLMTRTMSPEQIQKLSADSDDSVDLVDMSGLEIRYLAFNTDAPSVRSKAVRQAMAQVIDRGELVSKVYGSQAEPLYSLVPASITGHSNAFFNKYGDPSVTKAKSLLEKAGITTPVKLTLHYTTDHYGQATKKEFELLQKQLNGSGLFDVDIQGAPWATFRPAEQKGEYEVYGMGWFPDFPDADNYLAPFLDKDNFLGSPYANSTIRNTLIPESRRAADRLSASNSLTDIQDIVANDVPVLPLWQGKQYVAAGDDVTGTAYALNSSSTLQLWELGRGVSG; this is translated from the coding sequence ATGAACCGCAAGACTTTGGTGCTGCCGGCCGTCATCGGCCTGCTCGCGCCGGTTCTCGCCGCCTGTGGCGGAACCGACAGCGGTAGCGACAACGGCGACGCGATCGTCGTCGGCACCACGGACGCGTTCACTGCCTCGAAGGACGCTCCCGCCCCGCTCGACCCGGCCTACGCCTACGACGTCGGGACCTGGAACATCCTGCGCCAGACCGTGCAGACCCTGATGATCCAGCCGCGCGGCGAGGGCGACCCGGTGCCCGAGGCCGCCCAGAGCTGCGGCTTCACCGACAGCGGCAACGAACGCTACGCCTGCACCCTGCGCGAGGGCCTGAAGTTCGCGAACGGCGACCCCGTCACCGCGGCCGACGTGAAGTACTCCATCGACCGCGCCCGCTCCCTCAAGGCCGACAGCGGCGTCTTCGCGCTGCTGTCCACCATCGACACCGTCGAGACCAAGGGCGACCGCGAGGTGATCTTCCACCTCAAGACCGCCGACGCCACCTTCCCCTTCAAGCTGTCCACCCCGGTCGCCGGCATCGTCGACCCGGACATCTACGCCAAGGGCAAGCTGCGCGACGGCTTCGAGGTCGACGGCTCAGGCCCGTACACCCTCCAGGCCGAGGTCAAGAACGACGAGCTGGTCTCCGCCGTGTTCACCAAGAACCCCGACTACAAGGGGAGTCTGAAGGTGAACAACGACAAGGTCGAACTGCGCAACTTCGCCGACGCCGACGAGATGGGCACCGCCCTCGACCAGGGCGACATCGACCTGATGACCCGCACCATGTCGCCCGAGCAGATCCAGAAGCTGTCGGCCGACTCCGACGACAGCGTCGACCTCGTCGACATGTCCGGCCTGGAAATCCGCTACCTGGCCTTCAACACCGATGCCCCGAGCGTCCGGAGCAAGGCCGTACGCCAGGCGATGGCCCAGGTCATCGACCGCGGTGAACTCGTCTCCAAGGTCTACGGCTCCCAGGCCGAACCGCTGTACTCGCTGGTCCCCGCCAGCATCACGGGCCATTCCAACGCGTTCTTCAACAAGTACGGCGACCCGAGCGTGACCAAGGCCAAGTCGCTGCTGGAGAAGGCGGGCATCACCACCCCGGTGAAGCTGACCCTGCACTACACCACCGACCACTACGGCCAGGCCACCAAGAAGGAGTTCGAGCTGCTGCAGAAGCAGCTCAACGGCAGCGGCCTGTTCGACGTCGACATCCAGGGCGCCCCCTGGGCGACGTTCCGCCCCGCCGAACAGAAGGGCGAGTACGAGGTCTACGGCATGGGCTGGTTCCCGGACTTCCCCGACGCCGACAACTACCTCGCGCCGTTCCTCGACAAGGACAACTTCCTCGGCTCGCCGTACGCCAACAGCACGATCCGCAACACCCTCATCCCGGAGTCCCGCCGCGCGGCCGACCGGCTGTCCGCCTCCAACAGCCTGACGGACATTCAGGACATCGTCGCCAATGACGTGCCCGTGCTGCCGCTGTGGCAGGGCAAGCAGTACGTCGCCGCGGGCGACGACGTCACCGGCACGGCGTACGCGCTCAACTCCTCCTCGACCCTTCAGCTGTGGGAGCTCGGCCGTGGCGTGAGCGGCTGA
- a CDS encoding HAD family phosphatase has translation MTSTVPAPGTRTAEGSALQAVLLDMDGTLVDTEGFWWDVEVEIFAGLGHTLDDTWRHVVVGGPMTRSAGFLIEATGADITLAELTVLLNEGFEDRIDRALPLMPGAARLLAELAAYEIPTALVSASHRRIIDRVLTSLGPQHFALTVAGDEVPRTKPHPDPYLFAAAGLGADPARCAVVEDTATGVAAAEAAGCHVVAVPSVAPITPAARRTVVTSLEEVDLAFLRGLMAA, from the coding sequence ATGACCAGCACGGTCCCCGCACCAGGAACCCGTACGGCCGAGGGCTCAGCCCTGCAGGCCGTGCTGCTCGACATGGACGGAACCCTGGTGGACACGGAGGGCTTCTGGTGGGACGTCGAGGTCGAGATCTTCGCCGGCCTCGGCCACACGCTCGACGACACCTGGCGCCATGTCGTGGTCGGCGGCCCCATGACCCGCAGCGCCGGATTCCTGATCGAGGCCACCGGCGCCGACATCACCCTCGCCGAGCTCACGGTGCTGCTCAACGAGGGCTTCGAGGACCGCATCGACCGCGCCCTGCCGCTGATGCCGGGGGCCGCCCGGCTGCTGGCCGAGCTGGCCGCGTACGAGATCCCCACGGCCCTGGTCTCCGCCTCGCACCGGCGCATCATCGACCGGGTCCTCACCTCGCTCGGCCCCCAGCACTTCGCGCTGACCGTCGCCGGCGACGAGGTCCCGCGCACCAAGCCGCACCCGGACCCGTACCTGTTCGCGGCGGCCGGACTCGGCGCCGACCCGGCCCGATGCGCGGTCGTCGAGGACACGGCGACCGGCGTCGCCGCGGCCGAGGCTGCCGGCTGCCATGTGGTGGCCGTGCCGTCCGTGGCACCGATCACCCCGGCCGCCCGGCGCACCGTGGTGACCTCGCTCGAAGAGGTCGATCTGGCATTCTTGCGCGGGCTGATGGCGGCGTGA
- the metH gene encoding methionine synthase, with product MASLPPTPSADSRTRVSALREALATRVVVADGAMGTMLQAQDPTLEDFENLEGCNEILNLTRPDIVRSVHEAYFEAGVDCVETNTFGANHSAMAEYDIADRVYELSESGARIARETADAFGARDGRQRWVLGSIGPGTKLPTLGHIGYGTLRDGFQANAEGLLAGGADALIVETTQDLLQTKSSILGARRAMEATGTDVPLLVSMAFETTGTMLLGSEIGAALTALEPLGIDMIGLNCSTGPAEMSEHLRYLARHSRTPLLCMPNAGLPILTKDGAHFPLDPEGLADAQETFVRDYGLNLIGGCCGTTPEHLRQLVERVREAAPVERRPQPEPGAASLYQTVPFRQDTSYLAIGERTNANGSKKFREAMLAARWDDCVEMAREQIREGAHMLDLCVDYVGRDGVADMEELAGRFATASTLPIVLDSTEVDVIQAGLEKLGGRAVINSVNYEDGDGPESRFAKVTKLAQEHGAALIALTIDEEGQARTPEKKVEIAERLIEDLTTNWGILESDILIDTLTFTICTGQEESRGDGIATIEAIRELKRRRPDVQTTLGLSNISFGLNPAARILLNSVFLDECVKAGLDSAIVHASKILPIARFNEEEVQTALDLIYDRRAEGYDPLQKLMALFEGATAKSLKAGKAEELAALPLEERLKRRIIDGERNGLEADLDAALQDRPALDIVNETLLDGMKVVGELFGSGQMQLPFVLQSAEVMKAAVAYLEPHMEKTDADGKGTIVLATVRGDVHDIGKNLVDIILSNNGYNVVNLGIKQPVSAILEAAEEHRADVIGMSGLLVKSTVIMKENLEELNQRGLAANFPVILGGAALTRAYVEQDLHEIYEGEVRYARDAFEGLRLMDALIGVKRGVPGAKLPELKQRRVRSTAATAVLDERPEEGHVRSDVATDNPLPEPPFWGTRVIKGIQLKEYASWLDEGALFKGQWGLKETRTGDGPSYQELVETEGRPRLRGLLDKLQTDNLLEAAVVYGYFPCVSKDDDLILLDEHGNERTRFTFPRQRRGRRLCLADFFRPQESGETDVVGLQVVTVGSRIGEETARMFEVNAYRDYLELHGLSVQLAEALAEYWHARVRSELGFAGEDPADIEDMFALKYRGARFSLGYGACPNLEDRSKIADLLQPERIGVHLSEEFQLHPEQSTDAIVIHHPEAKYFNAR from the coding sequence ATGGCCTCGTTGCCACCGACCCCTTCCGCCGACAGCCGGACCCGTGTGTCCGCCCTCCGTGAGGCGCTCGCCACCCGTGTGGTGGTCGCCGACGGAGCGATGGGCACCATGTTGCAGGCCCAGGACCCCACCCTCGAGGACTTCGAGAACCTCGAGGGCTGCAACGAGATCCTGAACCTCACCCGGCCCGACATCGTCCGATCCGTCCACGAGGCGTACTTCGAAGCGGGCGTGGACTGCGTCGAGACCAACACCTTCGGCGCCAACCACTCGGCCATGGCCGAGTACGACATCGCCGACCGGGTCTACGAGCTGTCCGAATCGGGCGCCCGTATCGCCCGAGAGACCGCCGACGCGTTCGGCGCCCGCGACGGCCGCCAGCGGTGGGTGCTCGGATCGATCGGACCCGGTACGAAGCTGCCGACCCTCGGCCACATCGGCTACGGCACGCTGCGCGACGGCTTCCAGGCGAACGCCGAGGGCCTGCTCGCCGGCGGTGCGGACGCCCTGATCGTGGAGACCACCCAGGACCTGCTGCAGACGAAGTCGTCGATCCTGGGCGCCCGGCGCGCCATGGAGGCGACCGGCACCGACGTGCCGCTGCTGGTCTCGATGGCCTTCGAGACGACCGGCACCATGCTGCTCGGCTCCGAGATCGGCGCCGCGCTGACCGCGCTGGAGCCCCTCGGCATCGACATGATCGGCCTGAACTGCTCGACCGGCCCCGCCGAGATGAGCGAACACCTGCGCTATCTGGCCCGGCACTCCCGCACCCCGCTGCTGTGCATGCCGAACGCCGGCCTGCCGATCCTCACCAAGGACGGCGCCCACTTCCCGCTCGACCCCGAGGGCCTGGCCGACGCCCAGGAGACCTTCGTACGGGACTACGGGCTGAACCTCATCGGCGGCTGCTGCGGCACCACCCCCGAGCACCTGCGCCAGCTCGTCGAGCGGGTCCGGGAAGCCGCGCCCGTGGAGCGCCGGCCGCAGCCCGAGCCCGGCGCCGCCTCGCTCTACCAGACGGTCCCGTTCCGCCAGGACACCTCCTACCTGGCCATCGGCGAGCGCACCAACGCCAACGGCTCGAAGAAGTTCCGCGAGGCCATGCTGGCCGCCCGCTGGGACGACTGCGTGGAGATGGCCCGCGAGCAGATCCGCGAGGGCGCCCACATGCTGGACCTCTGCGTGGACTACGTCGGCCGCGACGGCGTCGCCGACATGGAGGAGCTGGCCGGCCGCTTCGCCACCGCCTCCACGCTGCCGATCGTGCTGGACTCCACCGAGGTCGACGTCATCCAGGCCGGCCTGGAGAAGCTCGGCGGCCGCGCGGTCATCAACTCCGTCAACTACGAGGACGGCGACGGCCCCGAGTCCCGCTTCGCCAAGGTCACCAAGCTGGCCCAGGAGCACGGCGCCGCGCTGATCGCGCTGACCATCGACGAGGAGGGGCAGGCCCGCACCCCCGAGAAGAAGGTCGAGATCGCCGAGCGGCTCATCGAGGACCTGACGACGAACTGGGGCATCCTCGAGTCGGACATCCTCATCGACACCCTGACCTTCACCATCTGCACCGGCCAGGAGGAGTCCCGGGGGGACGGCATCGCCACCATCGAGGCGATCCGCGAACTCAAGCGCCGCCGCCCGGACGTACAGACCACCCTCGGCCTGTCCAACATCTCCTTCGGCCTCAACCCGGCCGCCCGCATCCTGCTCAACTCCGTCTTCCTCGACGAGTGCGTCAAGGCGGGCCTGGACTCGGCGATCGTCCACGCGTCGAAGATCCTGCCGATCGCCCGCTTCAACGAGGAAGAGGTGCAGACGGCCCTCGACCTGATCTACGACCGCCGCGCCGAGGGCTACGACCCGCTGCAGAAGCTGATGGCCCTGTTCGAGGGCGCCACCGCGAAGTCCCTCAAGGCCGGCAAGGCCGAGGAACTCGCCGCCCTCCCGCTGGAGGAGCGCCTCAAGCGCCGCATCATCGACGGCGAGCGCAACGGCCTGGAGGCCGACCTCGACGCGGCCCTCCAGGACCGCCCCGCCCTGGACATCGTCAACGAGACCCTCCTGGACGGCATGAAGGTCGTCGGCGAGCTGTTCGGCTCCGGGCAGATGCAGCTGCCGTTCGTGCTCCAGTCCGCCGAGGTGATGAAGGCCGCCGTCGCCTACCTCGAACCGCACATGGAGAAGACGGACGCCGACGGCAAGGGCACCATCGTGCTGGCCACGGTGCGCGGCGACGTGCACGACATCGGCAAGAACCTGGTGGACATCATCCTGTCCAACAACGGCTACAACGTGGTCAACCTCGGCATCAAGCAGCCGGTCTCGGCGATCCTGGAGGCGGCCGAGGAGCACCGCGCCGACGTCATCGGCATGTCCGGGCTGCTCGTGAAGTCCACGGTGATCATGAAGGAGAACCTGGAGGAGCTCAACCAGCGCGGCCTGGCGGCGAACTTCCCGGTGATCCTCGGCGGCGCGGCCCTCACGCGCGCGTACGTCGAGCAGGACCTGCACGAGATCTACGAGGGCGAAGTCCGCTACGCCCGGGACGCGTTCGAGGGCCTGCGCCTGATGGACGCCCTGATCGGCGTCAAGCGGGGCGTGCCCGGCGCGAAGCTGCCCGAGCTCAAGCAGCGCCGGGTCAGGAGCACCGCCGCCACGGCCGTACTGGACGAGCGTCCCGAGGAAGGCCACGTCCGCTCCGACGTCGCCACCGACAACCCGCTGCCCGAGCCGCCGTTCTGGGGCACCCGCGTCATCAAGGGCATCCAGCTCAAGGAGTACGCGTCCTGGCTCGACGAGGGCGCCCTCTTCAAGGGCCAGTGGGGCCTGAAGGAGACCCGCACCGGAGACGGCCCGTCGTACCAGGAACTCGTCGAGACCGAGGGCCGCCCGCGACTGCGCGGCCTGCTCGACAAGCTCCAGACGGACAACCTCCTCGAAGCGGCCGTGGTCTACGGCTACTTCCCCTGTGTCTCCAAGGACGACGACCTGATCCTCCTGGACGAGCACGGCAACGAACGCACCCGCTTCACCTTCCCGCGCCAGCGCCGCGGCCGCCGCCTGTGCCTGGCGGACTTCTTCCGCCCGCAGGAGTCGGGCGAGACGGACGTCGTGGGCCTGCAGGTGGTCACCGTGGGCTCGCGGATCGGCGAGGAAACCGCGCGGATGTTCGAGGTGAACGCCTACCGCGACTACCTCGAACTGCACGGCCTGTCCGTGCAGCTGGCCGAGGCGCTCGCCGAGTACTGGCACGCGCGCGTGCGCTCCGAGCTGGGCTTCGCCGGTGAGGACCCGGCCGACATCGAGGACATGTTCGCGCTGAAGTACCGAGGTGCCCGCTTCTCGCTGGGCTACGGCGCCTGCCCGAACCTGGAGGACCGGTCCAAGATCGCCGACCTGCTCCAGCCGGAGCGCATCGGCGTCCACCTGTCCGAGGAGTTCCAGCTGCACCCCGAGCAGTCCACGGACGCGATCGTCATCCACCACCCGGAGGCGAAGTACTTCAACGCCCGCTGA